A portion of the Apus apus isolate bApuApu2 chromosome 3, bApuApu2.pri.cur, whole genome shotgun sequence genome contains these proteins:
- the LOC127382260 gene encoding cullin-9-like isoform X6: MPCCEDERDCKKIPSCVVANSKEGTEDGRLEFLGSSGFSLHLGTIFNVPVINFHALYAKHDIRWCGISLWSVVVNCPSSVPAQLLVCPDLLTGGMVSEVEKALTLCTFPVMVKEGHDGSLLVPLGPKLQACPEELLRQRPGRGGQPEYLVRWRVVSLEERAAGGSSARSATARPESVLMWMSAEEVCASCPALLGRRKLAGQREAEQQAGGPCAAEVPLDAASLLELKADVRSLVQRAGRQLAERGAPDSSVLSTIHVLSAYAGIGALAGAFRETGALLLLMKMLCHREKQIHHSAGKMLRALASHDAGSRAYVLLSLSQQDGIEEHMDFESRYTLLELFAETMSSEEHCMSFEGIHLPQVPGKLLFVLVKHYLCVTSLLEKLGSGAEQGGEQQDRAVPSLGAGERSCVKQEFEFSMALANLILELVHVMGWDHSQKPELLPQQELQPRPSRSIFQPKPPPFPAAAVPALPSSRGPPKKQGRAFLTRSDFADCSGYVEYLQATLVCGMRVCLLEDYGDVRAGEEGEVLQSTGSRYTVQVLWQSAGRTDWIRWHMLEIIGFGDQGEDPAAQKKEYSLIKSLNVDTVAQPLFRKPFGGLYSLPYLGEQPPEAAEALSRAEWWELLFFVQKLEAREQKEITCLIQQDQGEQPSEVDEEALIQLSVPVERAQKVLQVLERRCQGSAQRDLRGSQIYTKYLLGRGAARDGGGSAAVPSEGASCRSTGPAATAAKSAKEELSASTVPPGAPSGAAKSDSQLFSELLEREGLLFPEVTEEQIKVLGSSEGVRERGSLARIAAIADTIQSSTSEVGLQLAGLRQIVRILEEEPELEQQVNKAQGRLGSWSAREKLVKVTVELLSTEVAEKALVVLVLRLLALLMAKYDWRVLFATEGGVRAVLAGMRQHGSSALVQQAGLVALKVLLGAVAGKPGGAGGKPPLLSRVDAQMMREIFASIGSASSKSSASLLSAIPAAISSMQRVPGGGSGVRNGLLVVSVLIDGHRGLAEQLVSCGLCAALRSCWGDGQSPGCPQAVLALGVTNRLAEHRLPLGPETAGSEAPLDLRDVRVLLGSLEDGVLSKDVVVALERQLCSQGPGVPSAKAAQLLQDQRCFRLLLQSLELLGAEKAVSLSILRILNKFLDGYQEDVLPWNESVEPCLSSLTAHSSDLEVVQEVVGFLHRLATASKDCAVVMCHAGTREALSKALDKHSTAPLLAPALLDLVVDCEKYVSLCKKLMTSVLAGCIQLVLGQIEEHRRSQQPISIPFFGVFLRNLCQGSSVEVKENKCWEKVQVSSNPHRASRLTDRNPKTYWESNGSTGSHFITVHMQHGVVVREMSMLVASEDSSYMPARVVVLGGDSPAAIRTELNTVTVLPSDSKVILLENMTRSWPVIQIQVKRCQQGGIDTRVRGIEVLGPKPTFWPIFKEQLCWRTYLSCTARAHAWCQEICQDHGQLLQLFGRLNRALRHEQDFADRFLPDAEVAQALGRTCWEALVNPLVQSITSPDPCGISPLAWLLSEYLEHVEPPCRAASHSAAFGSRVRRLTQLLVHVDPGGPEPEEARVAGQKEGKNKEMPARAAKAVVEKSSSLWSISQCWRGVVQQQVQRFLETAGQAPDLVERYCVLYQRLRSATEQLFGQQAAFLLALGQGFAGALLQLSFLTSLHADPGAPRGCGQCGAAPAAAADPGALRHLQWPGARPQLRALLPGLGTVPDLMLVAVAGTTWGTGSWHKGRLGWKEPSWSRSGCASPAASPRRC; encoded by the exons ATGCCATGCTGTGAGGACGAG AGAGATTGCAAGAAGATTCCCAGCTGCGTTGTTGCAAACTCCAAGGAAGGCACAGAGGACGGTAGGCTTGAGTTCCTTGGGAGTTCAGGCTTCTCTCTGCACCTGGGAACCATCTTTAATGTGCCTGTCATCAACTTTCACG ctttatatgctAAGCATGACATCAGATGGTGTGGcatatccctttggtcagtcGTGGTCAactgtcccagctctgtccctgcccaACTTCTTGTGTGCCCAGACCTGCTTACTGGTGGGATGGTGTCAGAAGtagaaaaggccttgactctgt GCACGTTTCCTGTCATGGTGAAGGAGGGGCATGATGGCAGCCTGCTGGTGCCCCTGGGACCCAAGCTGCAGGCCTGCCCGGAGGAGCTGCTCCGGCAGCGGCCAGGCCGTGGCGGGCAGCCCGAGTACCTGGTCCGGTGGCGTGTGGTCAGCCTGGAGGAGCGAGCCGCGGGAGGCAGCAGCGCCCGCTCTGCCACGGCGAGGCCGGAGAGCGTCTTGATGTGGATGTCTGCAGAAGAGGTCTGTGCCAGCTGCCCGGcgctgctgggcaggaggaagctggcagggcagcgggaggcagagcagcaggcaggcgGCCCGTGTGCTGCAGAGGTCCCGCTGGATGCAGCCTCGCTGCTGGAGCTGAAGGCTGATGTCAGGAGCCTGGTGCAGCGGGCCGGCCGGCAGCTGGCTGAGCGCGGGGCCCCCGACTCCTCCGTCCTCAGCACCATCCACGTGCTGAGCGCCTATGCCGGCATCGGCGCGCTGGCGGGTGCCTTCCGGGAGACGGGGGCCCTCCTGCTGCTGATGAAGATGCTGTGCCACCGGGAGAAGCAAATCCACCACAGCGCTGGCAAGATGCTGAGGGCCTTGGCTTCGCACGACgcag ggagcagagcctaTGTCCTGCTGTCCCTGAGCCAGCAGGATGGCATTGAGGAGCACATGGACTTTGAGAGTCGCTACACCTTGCTGGAGCTTTTTGCTGAGACCATGTCCTCTGAAGAGCACTGCATGTCCTTTGAGGGGATTCACCTTCCCCAG GTCCCCGGGAAGCTGCTGTTTGTCCTGGTGAAGCACTACCTGTGCGTCACTTCCCTCCTGGAGAAGCTCGGCAGTGGCGcggagcagggaggggagcagcaggaccgCGCTGTGCCGAGCCTCGGCgctggggagaggagctgtgtgAAGCAGGAGTTTGAGTTCAGCATGGCTCTGGCAAACCTCATCTTGGAGCTGGTGCATGTGATGGGCTGGGACCACAGCCagaagccagagctgctgccccagcaggagctgcagcctcgCCCCAGCCGCTCCATCTTCCAGCCCAAGCCCCCGCCCTTCCCTGCTGCCGCGGTGCCTGCGCTCCCTTCCAGTCGTGGTCCTCCCAAAAAGCAGGGTCGTGCCTTCCTGACCCGCTCAGACTTCGCCGACTGCAGTGGCTACGTGGAGTACCTGCAGGCGACCCTGGTGTGCGGCATGAGGGTGTGCTTGCTGGAGGACTATGGTGATGTtagagctggggaggaaggcGAGGTTCTGCAGAGCACTGGTAGCAGGTACACAGTGCAG GTTTTATGGCAGTCAGCAGGTCGGACCGACTGGATACGTTGGCACATGTTGGAGATTATTGGCTTTGGAGACCAGGGGGAAGatcctgctgctcagaaaaaagAGTATAGTCTGATAAAGAGCCTTAATGTAGACACAG TTGCTCAGCCGCTTTTCCGCAAGCCCTTTGGCGGGCTGTACTCCCTGCCTTAcctgggggagcagcccccCGAGGCTGCAGAGGCCCTGAGTCGTGCCGAGTGGTGGGAGCTGCTCTTCTTTGTGCAGAAGCTGGAAGCGCGGGAGCAGAAAGAGATCACCTGTCTCATCCAACAGGACCAGGGAGAGCAG CCGTCGGAGGTGGATGAAGAAGCCCTGATCCAGCTGTCAGTGCCCGTGGAGCGGGCCCAGAAAGTGCTGCAGGTGTTGGAGAGGCGGTGTCAGGGCAGCGCTCAGCGTGACCTGCGTGGCTCCCAGATCTACACCAAATACCTCCTCGGGAGGGGGGCGGCGCGGGATGGCGGGGGGAGCGCTGCGGTGCCCTCGGAGggtgccagctgcaggagcactggccctgcagccacagcagccaagTCAGCCAAGGAAGAGCTCTCGGCAAGCACAGTGCCACCCGGAGCCCCCAGTGGGGCAGCCAAGTCAGATTCCCAGCTGTTCAGTGAGCTCCTTGAGAGGGAAGGGCTGTTGTTCCCAGAGGTGACGGAGGAGCAGATCAAGG TGTTGGGCAGCTCCGAGGGGGTGAGAGAGAGGGGCTCGCTGGCCAGGATCGCAGCCATAGCGGACACGATCCAGAGCAGCACCTCAGAGGTGGGGCTGCAGTTAGCTGGGCTCAGGCAGATCGTGAGGATCCTGGAGGAGGAGCCTGAGCTCGAGCAGCAAGTCAACAAagcccagggcaggctgggTTCCTGGAGTGCCAG ggagaagctggtgaaggtgACAGTGGAGCTGCTGAGCACTGAGGTGGCAGAGAAGGccctggtggtgctggtgctgcggctgctggccctgctcaTGGCCAAGTACGACTGGCGCGTGCTGTTTGCCACGGAGGGCGGCGTGCGGGCTGTGCTGGCCGGCATGCGGCAGCACGGCTCCTCCGCCCTGGTGCAGCAGGCTGGCCTGGTG GCCCTGAAGGTGCTGTTGGGAGCCGTGGCCGGCAAGCCAGGGGGTGCCGGTGGGAAGCCCCCGCTCCTGAGCCGCGTCGACGCGCAGATGATGCGGGAGATCTTTGCCAGCATCGGCTCTGCCTCCAGCAAGAGCTCGGCCAGCCTGCTGAGTGCCATCCCTGCTGCCATTAGCAGCATGCAGAGGGTGCCAGG gggCGGCTCGGGCGTGCGGAACGGCTTGCTGGTGGTGAGCGTGCTGATCGACGGCCACCGCggcctggcagagcagctggtgagCTGCGGTCTGTGCGCCGCGCTGCGGAGCTGCTGGGGGGACGGGCAGAGCCCGGGCTGCCCTCAGGCCGTGCTGGCCCTCGGCGTGACCAACCGGCTGGCAGAGCACCGGCTGCCCCTGGGCCCCGAGACGGCAG GCAGCGAGGCCCCGCTGGACCTGAGGGACGTGCGGGTgcttctgggcagcctggaggaCGGCGTCTTGTCCAAGGACGTGGTGGTGGCCCTGGAGcggcagctctgcagccagggccCCGGGGTCCCCTCTGCCAAGGCggcccagctgctgcaggaccagagGTGCTTCAGGCTGTTGCTGCAGAgcttggagctgctgggggcGGAGAAGGCCGTGAGCCTCAGCATCCTCAG GATCCTGAACAAGTTCCTGGACGGTTACCAGGAGGATGTGCTACCTTGGAACGAGTCTGTGGAGCCCTGTTTGTCCTCTCTGACTGCCCACAGCAGCGACCTGGAG gtgGTGCAAGAGGTCGTTGGCTTCCTCCACCGCCTGGCCACCGCCAGCAAGGACTGTGCGGTGGTGATGTGCCATGCGGGCACCCGCGAGGCTCTGTCCAAAGCTCTAGACAAGCACAGCACGGCCCCGCTGCTGGCACCGGCCCTGCTTGACCTGGTGGTTGACTGCGAGAAGTATGTCAGCCTCTGCAAGAAGCTGATGACCAGCGTCTTGGCTGGCTGCATCCAG CTGGTCCTGGGGCAGATTGAGGAGCACCGCCGGAGCCAGCAGCCCATCAGCATCCCCTTCTTTGGTGTCTTTCTGCGCAACCTTTGCCaag GCTCCAGCGTGGAGGTGAAGGAGAACAAGTGTTGGGAGAAGGTGCAGGTCTCCTCCAACCCCCACCGGGCCAGCAGGCTCACAGATAGGAACCCCAAGACGTACTGGGAATCAAATGGCAGCACTGGCTCCCATTTCATCACTGTCCACATGCAGCATGGTGTGGTGgtcag GGAGATGAGCATGCTGGTGGCCAGCGAGGACTCCAGCTACATGCCAGCCCGTGTTGTGGTGCTGGGGGGAGACAGCCCTGCCGCCATCAGGACTGAGCTCAACACG GTGACCGTCCTGCCCTCTGACAGCAAAGTGATCCTGCTGGAGAACATGACCCGCTCCTGGCCTGTCATCCAGATCCAGGTGAAGCGGTGCCAGCAG GGAGGCATTGACACACGTGTGCGTGGCATCGAGGTGCTGGGTCCCAAGCCCACTTTCTGGCCCATCTTcaaggagcagctgtgctggcgGACGTACCTGTCCTGCACTGCCCGGGCTCATGCCTGGTGCCAGGAGATCTGCCAGGACCATGGccaactgctgcagctctttggCAG GCTGAACCGGGCACTGCGGCACGAGCAGGACTTTGCCGATCGCTTCCTTCCTGACGCCGAGGTGGCCCAGGCATTGGGCAGGACCTGCTGGGAGGCCCTGGTGAACCCCTTGGTGCAGAGTATCACCAGCCCAG ACCCCTGTGGCATCAGCCCCCTGGCCTGGCTGCTGAGCGAGTATCTGGAGCACGTAGAGCCCCCCTGCCGTGCCGCGAGCCACAGCGCTGCCTTTGGTTCCCGTGTGCGGCGCCTGACCCAGCTCCTGGTGCACGTGGACCCCGGTGGCCCAGAGCCAGAGGAGGCAAGAGTAGCTG GccagaaggaggggaagaacaAGGAGATGCCAGCCAGGGCTGCGAAGGCGGTGGTGGAGAAGTCGAGCAGCCTGTGGAGCATCTCGCAGTGCTGGCGTGGTGTGGTGCAGCAGCAG GTGCAGCGGTTCCTGGAAACGGCCGGGCAGGCGCCGGACCTTGTGGAGCGATACTGCGTGCTGTACCAGCGCCTGCGCAGCgccacagagcagctctttggGCAGCAGGCTGCCTTCCTGCTGGCCCTGGGCCAGGGCTTCGCGGgggctttgctgcagctctcctTCCTTACCAGCCTGCAC